Proteins encoded within one genomic window of Anastrepha ludens isolate Willacy chromosome 4, idAnaLude1.1, whole genome shotgun sequence:
- the LOC128860861 gene encoding uncharacterized protein LOC128860861, which translates to MLLSKHECQRPYDSTSTAAGGIATLAIEQSSVEERQGQHRHRHSQEQGQVHQQQQQQQQGAQRSPLPSSSSTLTSGEALTLRVVNPLDNLTTHQQRGIREGNVSERNQFANRVLCRTPPPVYDSLPATPPPSYTPHRGVDVGVAGGATADGGVILNAVAHNPEIWQQCQPFSAQLGPNAADYREVVLPANSIGYHQQQQRQQLVQHSENVAATVEQQEQQQERLLEAHLQLGEQQQQQQQQQLRRRRRLHLLQQQRLSNINAASTDSTSSSNCSFDYRHNNNYHFNSSNQLGGSSSDSEAYARLPVGSERRQQCRQERIGRGLRDAYCPDLLHACSLILHQHLEQPIEANDTSDSSVSNFTPTPPPRTQSRCSTDYVEIEGIRPVTRDREAELFRELQPGSWQIQVARAISTPELVCRSDVGAPLNVACVESPDVEYQRLIKNSTQRDMGQNLSLRRPRISLTWVLREQQQQSQQQQPNEVQTLTNDGDDEPGTTKKLGNGTAETPNNNNGCVIGTAEPKQRTEVVPTQLTTTSTTNTATTTTTTTTTKRYRLKQLPGSNDPLNGYATTPTAYMPANALAPQKFFSNQNLLEYRDKSRAPSRELLFVCTPQRLPKSYDTSDALSLAKKRNEIRKRLASKMATLQANGRAKADGAEANQLAKNGCASVAASGAANTNCVVLEKDELKSLKGTYSEPSLIAASDGHQRRHRHRKRRERNRGPKFGYEISNVDEFLSKCSLASPGNIPVVLSTPSTLYQTRPGQHQIEIPLPLGMVVNAVFKNQNWLYVQTPHAEEGYVGYSCCLPLGILPPSARSASTGNNKPAPCWESNGDIFPRPGGNMTDSEKEIRLRGGTRSDGARTPRGKRGDAVGTDGDTKNGNTSIVSAAASTCGEHQVDSLYLRAASQPRLVEKAYAQLKSTKQALALRNSGNDEYVTLQQQQQQQQQHKSKLHVQKHMQQQQQQLQQLHQKHLITGPYITNGHNGQHLHPKNANISTMGSVSHAASVASVSHTASFAAKTPINGSLHDANQQQNAGVLHMASRKQHGLRQTLVAINTDYSTDSIVLHKGEIVTLCECRESKDHQQWFYVRTRDGREGYIPAEVAGHGYL; encoded by the exons ATGTTGCTATCTAAACACGAATGCCAACGGCCATATGACTCTACCTCCACTGCTGCTGGTGGCATTGCCACTCTGGCCATCGAACAATCAAGTGTGGAAG AACGCCAAGGACAGCACAGACACAGACATAGCCAAGAGCAAGGGCAAGtacatcagcaacaacaacaacaacagcaaggaGCCCAACGTAGTCCATTGCCATCGTCATCATCAACCCTAACATCCGGTGAAGCTCTTACGCTTCGCGTGGTAAATCCTTTAGACAACTTGACGACACACCAACAACGAGGCATACGAGAAGGCAACGTGAGTGAGCGGAATCAATTTGCTAATCGGGTGTTGTGCCGAACTCCACCACCAGTCTACGATTCACTGCCAGCCACACCACCACCCTCTTATACGCCGCATAGGGGTGTGGATGTGGGTGTTGCTGGTGGGGCTACAGCTGATGGTGGTGTGATTCTAAACGCTGTTGCACATAATCCAGAGATCTGGCAACAATGTCAACCTTTCAGCGCTCAACTGGGCCCTAATGCCGCAGATTATCGTGAAGTTGTGTTGCCGGCAAATAGTATTGGATATCATCAACAGCAACAAAGACAGCAATTAGTGCAACATAGTGAGAATGTGGCGGCAACAGTTGAGCAGCAAGAGCAACAGCAAGAGCGATTACTTGAAGCACATTTGCAGCTTGgagagcaacaacagcagcagcaacaacaacaattgcgcCGTCGCAGGCGTTTACATTTGCTGCAGCAACAGCGTCTATCGAATATTAACGCCGCAAGCACAGacagcaccagcagcagcaactGCAGCTTTGACTATAGGCACAACAACAATTATCATTTTAACAGCAGCAATCAGCTCGGCGGTAGCAGCAGCGATAGCGAGGCTTATGCTCGTTTGCCAGTTGGTAGTGAACGACGCCAACAGTGCCGTCAAGAGCGTATTGGCCGCGGCTTAAGAG atGCCTATTGCCCTGACTTGCTACACGCCTGCTCTCTTATCCTTCATCAACATCTCGAACAGCCGATTGAAGCCAATGACACTAGCGACAGCTCAGTGAGCAATTTTACGCCTACGCCACCACCTCGCACCCAAAGTCGTTGCTCAACAGATTATGTGGAAATAGAAGGAATCCGTCCAGTGACTCGCGATCGGGAAGCTGAACTATTTAGAGAGCTCCAGCCTGGTAGTTGGCAGATTCAGGTTGCTCGAGCGATTAGCACACCTGAACTAGTCTGTAGGAGCGATGTTGGCGCACCGTTAAACGTGGCATGCGTTGAAAGCCCAGACGTCGAGTACCAAAGATTAATAAAGAATTCAACTCAACGGGACATGGGtcagaatttgagcctacgccGGCCGCGTATCTCACTGACTTGGGTATTAagagagcaacaacaacagagccaacagcaacaaccaaACGAAGTACAAACGCTAACGAATGATGGTGACGACGAACCGGGTACTACGAAAAAACTCGGTAATGGCACAGCCGAAACACCGAATAATAATAACGGTTGTGTGATTGGTACGGCCGAACCGAAGCAACGCACCGAGGTGGTACCGACACAGTTGACCACCACGTCGACTACAAATACGgctactactacaacaacaaccacaacaacgaaACGATATCGTCTAAAACAATTGCCCGGTAGTAATGATCCACTAAACGGGTATGCTACCACGCCCACCGCTTACATGCCGGCTAATGCTTTGGCaccacaaaaatttttcagCAATCAAAATTTGCTGGAATACAGGGATAAGTCACGTGCACCCTCCCGCGAGCTATTATTCGTCTGTACACCACAACGACTGCCGAAGAGTTACGATACCAGCGACGCGCTTTCATTGGCCAAGAAACGCAATGAGATACGTAAGAGGCTGGCATCTAAGATGGCAACATTGCAGGCGAACGGCAGAGCCAAGGCGGATGGTGCTGAGGCAAATCAATTGGCGAAAAATGGTTGCGCGTCGGTAGCAGCATCGGGTGCGGCCAACACCAATTGCGTTGTTTTGGAAAAGGATGAGCTAAAGTCTTTGAAAGGCACTTACTCCGAACCAAGTCTAATAGCGGCATCGGACGGCCATCAACGTCGACACCGGCATCGCAAACGACGCGAACGCAATCGTGGTCCAAAGTTCGGTTACGAGATTAGCAATGTGGATGAGTTTCTCTCGAAGTGTTCGCTAGCTTCGCCCGGCAACATACCGGTCGTATTATCGACACCCAGTACTTTGTACCAAACGCGGCCAGGGCAACATCAAATCGAAATTCCACTACCACTGGGCATGGTCGTGAATGcggttttcaaaaaccaaaattggTTATATGTACAAACGCCACACGCGGAAGAGGGTTATGTTGGCTATTCCTGTTGTCTGCCCCTCGGCATACTACCGCCCAGCGCGCGTAGCGCCAGCACGGGCAACAACAAGCCAGCACCCTGTTGGGAGTCCAATGGCGATATATTTCCTCGACCTGGTGGCAATATGACCGATTCCGAAAAGGAGATACGACTACGCGGTGGCACACGTTCCGATGGCGCACGTACGCCACGCGGCAAGCGCGGCGATGCAGTCGGCACCGACGGCGATACGAAAAATGGCAATACCTCAATCGTTTCCGCCGCTGCCTCcacttgcggtgaacatcaggTGGATAGTTTGTATTTACGCGCAGCATCACAACCGCGACTAGTCGAAAAGGCATACGCACAGCTCAAATCCACCAAACAGGCGCTGGCTTTGCGCAACAGCGGTAACGATGAATACGTCACGctccaacagcagcagcagcagcagcagcaacacaaGTCAAAGTTGCATGTGCAGAAAcatatgcaacaacaacaacaacaactacagcaGTTGCACCAGAAGCACCTGATCACTGGGCCGTACATCACGAACGGCCACAACGGTCAACACCTTCATCCAAAGAACGCGAACATTTCGACTATGGGTAGTGTTTCGCACGCTGCTAGCGTTGCCTCTGTGTCGCATACCGCCAGCTTTGCGGCGAAGACTCCAATCAACGGGAGCCTGCACGACGCCAATCAACAGCAAAACGCCGGCGTCTTACATATGGCCAGCAGAAAGCAGCATGGCTTACGTCAAACGCTTGTCGCCATCAATACTGATTACTCCACCGACAGCATTGTGCTGCACAAGGGCGAAATAGTAACGCTTTGTGAGTGTCGTGAGTCCAAAGATCATCAGCAGTGGTTCTACGTGCGCACTCGGGATGGGCGTGAGGGCTACATACCAGCCGAAGTGGCCGGCCACGGCTACTTGTAG